A region from the Drosophila mauritiana strain mau12 chromosome 2L, ASM438214v1, whole genome shotgun sequence genome encodes:
- the LOC117135236 gene encoding mucin-5AC isoform X1, whose product MKYSTSRLNILCLLGLCLLLFKTEPIEAQNKRTSRVTSSRSFGTNVKTDNSNGPSFDCPEEFGYYPHPSDCTQYYVCVFGGALLESCTGGLMYSHDLQTCDWPRNVGCELADTSSERNIAQSQVQRQREPHAQHVPSRIRFGAAFSSQGGTQKTATVPPQYHRSPPQVIQAQVQNIPPPPPELRVSPNPVITSRGQPKPLIDSQEDIAKLYADAQESLPPVEEEESDRQQRVYRGQPSTVSQVQRDRDGIIHQASINSIPQTGKIGSYAFGTAYSKSLQDDQTLELSYNRLDESRRRKRRDLSAQPTKVTEEKYHNDTNCSREVLEHASPTELSVSTETSKTSQERLNDGAPANGRMRKYSSKIRQLKSENAMEFDYKEIPGEDSQLMDGYEDEDDVATGESKRRPRQLRPISHTSLKWPVQNYRAIDSPALPQVSQQTGYSFGSYNPYLTPPNTNPVHNQQPHGNPNYNHLPGYHSYVHQQHQLASAGPLSQKKHKLPYTGYNLSLPPPPLEDDFRPIAGSYYEAAGAAQTSPPSPNSKQHHSNAGDLLPFLIQQLKELKEQRKHLQSDNYAYFRLDNQPMSPVPTHAVTPVPTISTTYYSPVDASKLSQQVTPNGQYSTMGGFYNNQKPGKASFNPNYPGKLVSQYSIASNGHDSTTESNYFQYNIVANQKMKGVFSTAPPNQIGHSAVKVRPPVTPLQVTQSINVVSAPNLTYKIPNGLQQAPFALLPEGISYASNSTIPESYQTFTKSVSTSATVLSDVPTTTPKSKLTNFQFNINEFMANLKESDLSSVNPAVNPLIKYFKELSTDNNGNINLHNPLVNRRPVTGSTSTLNSTATTTQVDITPNTPAYKKRIKPDPTLPTQSTPTPIRILKGYEHFIKGIQNQLNSRNSSQSTVYNTSTTLIRMPTTTTIKSVDYYDEDYEEDEDILPPSQMPPYMPVSETMAPPRRHLATARPNTESPGKGPASFQTGFLEATTTRRPFPTFTQVNQAGAEADVPSFISFPSDIFQELKQRLPKLPEPNAPQSSTKVFTTPRSVRPTSHPRPISSSTEQQSTRVRYTTIRPRIRGQQKWKTTSPVQEQKEINSHTENSAVVLNSSKQSNPGGLPLNSIHAGSSPERHRVESPSPSSLGTPQPANIFVQPTPAAPPQQSEPNRNYYNASTFNHGGSYQPQQQHQQQQLQPTPFQQAQPQEQHQQQAQAPTHSYDTSYYSVYDDDIDLYRDLEYHQQQSQEQQKPPTPQYQSAVRQQQAHPTYRPLELPATPKPPPYENQPAYNTDYDEDINGQIEQDNAYDQPTRSPQRAEHVAIQKLDTRASHSSTVTLTTTASPPEVLTYYETLTTPYAPKRGSSDYAYGSAEDNDQRDRLLTEVKSRPHTGSEDFDLIANVVGHTDKNTATPPTRSQKTKSTPPHNGSQKPGRSSNTTTHAVTFTQSSTITTTSTFPPTTTKKLTSSKAHANKPYKQHIPESKTTTKASSTSHTTATSSTPFPNHLTYNSNPFLQSKLQQVAKSLARVVQSSQPRINFTGYPQAQNLSNSPQQSTSSESVPDQDSARITSLIPPPTTTQRPLVKDNSGNSSPDNVESAFEKSHTINQTVDPPKSRSFETTTSSKFLDFINAAAYGTSPSGIRLNEVPDNLVNRDIPFRENDNAFDSSSRNTEPQPKRFQKYVDSDVPPQSFKVPTKGVMRAPTEEMESTSTNRPSKPLQYSLQSGSKGFSLHMEPMITKTKSFSTSTTTTSPTTLADLFQKFVDIKPTTYAPPLLVWRSGRPIIQQAHHRPTVATFSTSTSVTETTSPPTTSKNVAESSSTTRDITTSKSAAQPSREQDFLPRAGYLPRSNYFRESPNRVTANPAMHFVSPYKSLENLLHEDRQHHHHQLRTTTRPRYTNAPAFSEFLQTTAKSRKNLFMMASVRNSSKDVLATMETGNARNFSVSDAILSTFSPHRPAPSMLRTTTTTTTTTTMKPPPIEITSTEDSTTVSAIIASSAIHISQSPKPARGRSRYTAATLNSLGDSGDEPTTYAPKLRLLGGYDPIPLPKTKPQRVQVIGNQRSLLGGPTAKPHEKYRALEDTFQAKDLSIGSKNLLSKSLKHKPIENEASVSDEPRAEALISKPLEDRQLNGINEKETAIDYSSTEHVVAITERPTVKFLYSNKYRQQTAEHTLADSLQNSGYITSPNGSSQKFRSPNVLEQLRQFLSGSDSNSNSDESGNSQFVNEYSLPELRSAIGEIKKLYLPTDRPVTTTLKSSTTTLHPNTTPIATLFPIRTKGLSVLPSFNIVTTNSTLTERTTSSTPDFSTPRTLKTPPVSLTTVPTIPTGTATPSSFAPHTARASRVNNDIKSSIAAAALGPSTSTYQPSVSAGKTQKFQIGFATNNKNHQLQKSSINHNGPASSASVKCSDSTLNAKCNEISSRNNNRNRGSAMYSNQDRDLISTPNRGTHPPRTRPTLKPSGIIVSKAQEFVDIYRYPPSRPDPIYPQPTPDKTAAKCRKDVCLLPDCYCGGKDIPGELPAESIPQIVLLTFDDSVNDLNKQLYTDLFEKGRVNPNGCPITATFYVSHEWTDYSQVQNLYADGHEMASHTVSHSFGEQFSQKKWTREIAGQREILAAYGGVKMSDVRGMRAPFLSVGGNKMYKMLYDSNFTYDSSMPVYENRPPSWPYTLDYKIFHDCMIPPCPTRSYPGVWQVPMVMWQDLNGGRCSMGDACSNPSDADGVTKMIMKNFERHYTTNRAPFGLFYHAAWFTQPHHKEGFIKFLDAINAMQDVWIITNWQALQWVRDPTPISRINSFQPFQCDYSDRPKRCNNPKVCNLWHKSGVRYMKTCQPCPDIYPWTGKSGIRSSRIDNEVEEPAA is encoded by the exons ATGAAGTATTCAACAAGTCGACTAAACATTCTGTGCCTGCTGGGATTGTGCCTACTGCTTTTTAAAACAG AACCCATAgaggcacaaaacaaaagaaccTCACGCGTAACCAGCTCCCGCAGCTTCGGGACCAACGTCAAGACCGACAACTCCAATGGCCCCAGCTTCGACTGCCCTGAGGAGTTCGGGTACTATCCGCACCCATCAGATTGCACCCAATACTACGTGTGCGTCTTTGGAGGAGCGCTGCTTGAAAGTTGCACTGGCGGGTTGATGTACTCGCACGACCTACAGACCTGCGACTGGCCGCGAAACGTCGGCTGCGAGTTGGCGGACACATCCTCCGAGCGCAACATTGCACAAAGCCAGGTCCAGAGGCAAAGAGAACCCCATGCACAGCACGTACCAAGCCGAATACGCTTTGGAGCCGCTTTCAGCAGTCAGGGTGGCACACAGAAGACGGCCACGGTGCCGCCACAGTACCATCGTTCTCCACCCCAGGTAATACAGGCACAGGTGCAGAATATACCGCCTCCCCCACCGGAACTGCGAGTGTCACCAAACCCGGTAATCACGTCGCGTGGTCAACCAAAACCGCTGATCGACTCCCAGGAGGACATTGCAAAG CTGTATGCCGATGCGCAGGAATCGTTGCCGCCTGTGGAAGAAGAGGAGTCCGACCGTCAGCAGAGAGTGTATCGAGGCCAACCCAGTACCGTTAGTCAAGTTCAACGCGATCGCGATGGTATTATTCACCAAGCTAGTATCAATTCTATTCCTCAAACTGGAAAAATCGGATCTTACGCTTTTGGGACCGCCTATAG CAAAAGCCTGCAGGACGACCAGACGCTCGAACTGTCCTACAACCGACTTGATGAAAGTAGGCGACGCAAACGCCGCGACCTTAGTGCCCAGCCGACAAAAGTTACAGAAGAAAAATATCACAACGACACAAATTGTTCAAGGGAAGTGTTGGAGCATGCTAGCCCTACCGAGCTTTCTGTTTCTACTGAGACTTCAAAAACTTCACAAGAACGCTTAAACGATGGTGCGCCGGCAAATGGTAGGATGCGTAAATACTCTTCAAAAATACGTCAGCTAAAAAGCGAGAACGCAATGGAATTCGACTACAAAGAAATTCCTGGCGAAGACAGCCAGTTAATGGATGGATATGAAGACGAGGATGATGTGGCCACGGGTGAGTCGAAGAGACGACCACGCCAGCTGCGACCTATTTCACATACATCACTGAAGTGGCCGGTACAAAACTACCGCGCCATTGACTCACCCGCCCTCCCGCAGGTTTCTCAGCAAACGGGATACAGCTTTGGAAGTTATAATCCATACCTCACACCTCCCAATACCAATCCTGTCCACAATCAACAGCCGCACGGCAACCCTAACTACAATCATCTACCCGGATACCACTCATACGTGCATCAGCAACATCAATTGGCTTCTGCTGGGCCACTCTCTCAGAAAAAGCACAAATTGCCTTATACCGGATACAATCTTTCGTTGCCCCCACCGCCGCTGGAGGATGACTTTCGTCCCATAGCTGGTAGCTACTACGAAGCTGCCGGTGCAGCTCAAACTAGTCCTCCTTCGCCCAACAGCAAACAGCACCATTCTAACGCTGGCGACCTGCTCCCTTTTCTGATACAACAGTTGAAGGAGCTAAAAGAACAGCGCAAGCACCTTCAGAGTGATAACTATGCGTACTTCCGTCTGGACAATCAGCCAATGAGTCCGGTACCCACTCACGCAGTCACACCCGTACCTACAATTAGCACCACTTACTACTCCCCAGTAGACGCGTCCAAGCTCTCACAACAGGTTACACCAAATGGTCAATACAGCACAATGGGCGGATTCTACAACAACCAAAAACCGGGTAAAGCCTCCTTTAATCCCAACTATCCCGGGAAGTTGGTATCCCAGTATAGTATCGCCTCTAACGGACATGATAGCACGACGGAGAGCAACTACTTTCAGTACAACATTGTTGCTAACCAGAAAATGAAGGGTGTCTTTAGCACAGCTCCTCCAAACCAGATCGGTCATTCTGCAGTTAAAGTTCGGCCCCCAGTCACGCCGCTTCAGGTGACTCAGAGTATTAACGTGGTATCTGCCCCAAATTTGACCTACAAAATACCTAATGGTCTGCAGCAAGCCCCATTTGCTCTTCTTCCCGAAGGCATTAGTTacgccagcaacagcaccaTTCCAGAATCCTACCAAACTTTCACTAAATCTGTCAGCACATCAGCAACAGTGCTTTCCGATGTGCCTACTACAACGCCTAAGTCAAAACTGACAAACTTTCAGTTTAACATCAACGAGTTCATGGCCAATCTTAAGGAAAGCGATTTGTCCAGTGTCAACCCGGCTGTTAATCCGttgataaaatatttcaaagagcttAGTACTGACAATAAcggaaatataaatttacaCAATCCGCTGGTTAATCGTCGCCCCGTAACTGGGAGTACCAGCACCTTGAACAGCACAGCTACGACCACCCAGGTAGACATCACGCCGAACACACCAGCGTACAAAAAACGCATAAAACCCGATCCGACACTTCCCACGCAGAGCACTCCGACTCCCATAAGGATACTGAAAGGCTACGAACATTTTATTAAGGGCATACAGAATCAACTCAACTCGCGGAACTCTAGCCAAAGCACTGTCTACAACACATCAACCACTTTAATACGAATGCCAACCACCACGACCATCAAGAGTGTCGATTATTATGACGAGGATTACGAAGAGGATGAAGACATATTGCCTCCGTCTCAAATGCCCCCTTATATGCCAGTGTCCGAGACCATGGCCCCTCCCCGCCGACATTTAGCTACAGCAAGGCCCAATACTGAATCGCCAGGAAAAGGTCCAGCCAGTTTCCAGACGGGTTTTCTGGAGGCAACAACAACTCGACGTCCGTTTCCCACCTTCACCCAGGTGAATCAAGCCGGTGCTGAAGCCGACGTGCCCTCATTCATTAGCTTTCCTAGTGACATCTTCCAAGAACTAAAGCAGCGGCTGCCCAAGCTCCCGGAACCAAATGCCCCACAATCCAGTACCAAAGTATTCACAACTCCACGCAGTGTGCGCCCAACCTCCCATCCAAGGCCTATCTCCTCCAGTACAGAACAGCAGTCAACTCGCGTGCGTTATACAACTATCCGACCACGCATAAGAGGACAACAAAAATGGAAGACGACGTCACCAGTCCAAGAACAAAAGGAAATAAATAGTCATACCGAAAACAGTGCCGTTGTCTTAAACTCAAGCAAGCAGAGCAACCCGGGCGGCCTTCCACTAAACTCAATACATGCCGGCTCAAGCCCAGAAAGACACAG AGTTGAGTCGCCTTCACCGTCATCGCTAGGGACACCGCAACCCGCTAATATATTTGTACAGCCCACGCCAGCAGCCCCGCCGCAACAGTCAGAGCCCAATCGTAACTACTACAATGCATCTACATTTAATCATGGGGGCAGCTACCaaccacagcagcaacaccaacaacaacagttaCAACCAACACCATTCCAACAAGCGCAACCACAAgaacaacatcagcagcaggcaCAAGCCCCAACACATTCATATGACACATCCTATTATTCGGTTTACGACGACGATATCGATTTATATAGGGATCTAGAGTACCATCAGCAACAGTCACAGGAGCAGCAGAAACCACCTACGCCGCAGTATCAGTCGGCAGTTCGCCAACAGCAGGCCCACCCAACCTACCGTCCCTTAGAGCTCCCCGCCACTCCGAAGCCCCCCCCTTACGAAAACCAGCCAGCGTACAATACAGACTACGATGAGGATATTAATGGTCAG ATTGAACAGGATAATGCGTACGATCAGCCAACACGTTCTCCTCAAAG GGCAGAACATGTGGCCATACAAAAACTGGATACCCGAGCCAGCCACTCGAGCACTGTCACTCTAACAACGACAGCATCCCCACCGGAAGTACTCACATACTACGAAACGTTGACCACACCCTATGCTCCGAAGCGCGGGTCTAGCGACTACGCCTATGGGTCGGCAGAAGACAATGACCAGAGGGATCGTTTACTAACCGAAGTCAAGTCTAGGCCCCATACCGGTAGCGAAGACTTTGACCTAATTGCCAATGTTGTGGGTCATACCGACAAGAACACCGCGACTCCACCAACACGATCGCAAAAAACGAAATCGACACCGCCACATAACGGAAGCCAGAAGCCAGGAAGGAGTTCCAACACCACAACACATGCTGTTACGTTCACGCAGTCCTCAACAATAACAACCACATCCACATTTCCTCCAACGACAACAAAAAAACTTACAAG CTCGAAAGCGCATGCAAATAAGCCATATAAACAACATATTCCCGAGTCAAAAACAACCACAAAAGCTTCCAGTACCTCTCACACGACCGCGACCAGCTCCACACCTTTTCCTAATCACCTTACTTATAATTCAAATCCTTTTCTCCAATCAAAACTACAACAAGTTGCTAAGTCGTTGGCAAGAGTAGTGCAAAGCAGTCAGCCTAGGATAAATTTCACTGGTTACCCACAAGCTCAAAACCTTTCAAACTCGCCCCAACAGTCCACAAGTTCGGAATCAGTTCCAGACCAAGATTCAGCTCGAATTACTTCCCTAATTCCCCCGCCCACCACCACGCAAAGGCCCCTGGTAAAGGACAACTCCGGTAATAGCAGCCCGGACAACGTTGAAAGTGCCTTTGAAAAGAGTCATACAATTAATCAGACGGTTGATCCGCCGAAGAGTCGCTCCTTTGAAACCACTACATCGTCAAAGTTCCTAGATTTTATTAATGCCGCAGCGTATGGTACAAGCCCGAGTGGCATTCGGCTGAATGAAGTGCCAGATAATCTTGTTAACAGGGATATTCCTTTTCGAGAAAATGACAACGCGTTCGATTCCAGCTCACGGAACACAGAACCACAGCCCAAACGTTTTCAGAAATACGTAGATTCTGATGTACCTCCACAAAGTTTCAAAGTTCCCACAAAGGGTGTAATGAGAGCACCAACAGAAGAAATGGAAAGCACAAGCACAAATCGACCAAGTAAGCCCCTACAATATAGTCTTCAAAGTGGATCAAAAGGTTTTAGCTTGCATATGGAGCCAATGATCACAAAGACGAAGAGTTTTTCCACCAGCACAACCACAACAAGCCCAACAACACTGGCTGACTTATTTCAGAAGTTCGTCGACATCAAACCTACAACATACGCTCCACCACTTCTCGTTTGGCGTAGTGGAAGGCCCATCATTCAACAAGCACATCATAGACCAACAGTCGCAACTTTCAGCACATCTACTAGTGTTACCGAAACTACATCTCCTCCTACAACTTCTAAAAATGTAGCTGAGTCTAGCAGCACTACCAGAGACATTACAACATCAAAATCTGCGGCGCAGCCTAGCCGAGAACAGGATTTTCTACCAAGAGCGGGTTATTTGCCCCGTTCCAATTATTTTAGGGAAAGTCCAAATCGAGTAACAGCCAACCCTGCTATGCATTTTGTCTCACCGTACAAGAGCCTAGAGAACTTGCTTCATGAAGATCGTcagcaccaccatcatcaACTACGGACCACAACTAGACCCCGGTACACAAACGCTCCTGCCTTTTCGGAGTTCCTCCAGACTACGGCAAAGTCACGAAAGAATCTTTTTATGATGGCGTCTGTTAGAAACTCTAGTAAAGATGTTTTGGCCACGATGGAGACAGGAAACGCACGCAACTTTAGTGTCAGCGACGCTATACTAAGCACATTCAGTCCTCACCGTCCTGCTCCAAGTATGCTGCGAACCACTACCACGACTACAACAACTACTACCATGAAACCACCTCCTATAGAAATTACGTCGACTGAAGATTCAACAACCGTTTCTGCCATAATCGCTTCCTCTGCCATCCACATATCACAGTCCCCAAAGCCTGCCCGTGGGCGCTCTCGATACACGGCGGCCACTTTAAACAGTCTCGGGGACAGCGGGGACGAGCCCACGACTTATGCACCCAAGCTTAGATTGCTCGGAGGATATGATCCCATTCCGCTGCCTAAAACCAAGCCCCAACGAGTACAAGTGATCGGCAATCAGAGGTCTTTGTTAGGTGGGCCAACAGCTAAGCCACATGAAAAGTACAGGGCATTAGAGGACACATTTCAAGCCAAAGATCTCTCCATTGGCTCCAAAAATTTACTAAGCAAGTCGCTTAAACATAAACCAATCGAAAATGAAGCCAGCGTTTCGGACGAGCCAAGAGCCGAGGCTTTAATAAGCAAGCCTTTGGAGGACAGGCAACTAAATGGCATTAACGAAAAAGAAACTGCAATAGATTACAGCTCCACCGAACACGTGGTGGCAATAACAGAACGTCCAACTGTCAAGTTCCTTTACTCTAACAAATACCGACAGCAAACGGCGGAGCACACACTAGCAGATAGTCTTCAAAACTCCGGCTACATAACATCGCCTAACGGATCGTCACAGAAGTTCAGATCCCCCAACGTCCTTGAGCAACTGAGGCAATTTCTTTCCGGCAGtgacagcaacagcaatagcgATGAGAGTGGGAATTCCCAATTCGTTAATGAGTATTCACTCCCCGAATTAAGGTCCGCTATCGGTGAAATCAAGAAACTGTACTTACCCACCGACCGGCCAGTAACGACCACTTTAAAATCTAGCACGACGACGTTGCATCCTAATACCACGCCTATTGCCACACTATTTCCAATCCGAACCAAGGGACTATCCGTTTTACCGTCTTTTAACATCGTGACCACTAATTCCACTTTAACAGAAAGAACTACGTCAAGCACTCCTGATTTTAGTACCCCTAGAACCCTCAAAACCCCTCCAGTTTCTCTAACTACCGTCCCCACTATTCCCACTGGTACAGCTACACCCTCCTCATTTGCACCGCACACTGCGCGCGCTTCGAGGGTGAATAATGATATTAAGTCGTCGATTGCTGCCGCTGCCCTAGGCCCTAGCACCTCAACCTATCAGCCATCAGTGTCAGCGGGTAAAACCCAAAAGTTCCAAATCGGCTTCGCTACCAACAATAAAAATCACCAACTCCAAAAAAGCAGCATCAACCATAATGGCCCCGCATCCTCAGCCTCCGTGAAGTGCTCCGATAGCACACTAAACGCCAAATGCAACGAAATCTCTTCAAG aaacaacaacaggaaCCGGGGCAGTGCCATGTACAGTAATCAGGATCGAGACTTAATATCCACTCCCAACCGCGGAACTCATCCTCC ACGAACGCGGCCAACGCTTAAGCCATCGGGAATAATTGTATCAAAGGCTCAAGAGTTTGTGGATATATACCGTTACCCACCGTCCCGCCCTGACCCAATTTACCCACAGCCTACGCCAGATAAAACGGCAGCCAAATGCCGAAAGGACGTATGCCTTTTGCCTGACTGCTATTGCGGAGGAAAGGATATTCCTG GCGAGCTACCTGCTGAAAGCATTCCTCAGATCGTTCTCTTGACCTTTGACGATTCCGTTAATGACCTAAACAAGCAGTTGTACACGGATCTTTTTGAGAAAGGTCGCGTCAATCCAAACGGCTGTCCCATCACAGCCACTTTTTACGTTTCCCACGAGTGGACTGACTACAGTCAAGTGCAGAATCTTTACGCCGATGGACATGAAATGGCTTCGCATACAGTTTC TCACAGCTTTGGCGAGCAGTTCTCCCAGAAGAAGTGGACTCGTGAAATTGCCGGACAGCGTGAGATCCTTGCTGCGTATGGCGGTGTCAAGATGTCGGATGTTCGAGGCATGCGTGCTCCTTTCCTGTCGGTGGGCGGAaacaaaatgtacaaaatGCTGTACGACTCAAACTTCACTTACGACTCTTCCATGCCTGTCTACGAGAACCGACCACCCTCCTGGCCCTACACGCTCGACTACAAGATATTCCACGACTGCATGATTCCGCCTTGCCCGACCCGTTCTTATCCTGGGGTTTGGCAGGTACCCATGGTCATGTGGCAGGACCTTAACGGAGGCCGCTGTTCTATGGGCGATGCCTGTTCCAACCCCAGTGATGCAGATGGAGTGACAAAAATGATTATGAAGAACTTTGAACGTCATTACACTACAAACAG AGCACCATTTGGCTTGTTTTACCACGCTGCATGGTTTACCCAGCCCCATCACAAAGAGGGCTTTATTAAATTTCTCGATGCCATCAATGCAATGCAAGATGTGTGGATTATAACCAACTGGCAAGCACTACAATGGGTGCGAGACCCTACACCGATATCACGCATCAACTCATTCCAACCATTTCAGTGCGATTATTCG GATCGGCCCAAACGCTGCAACAACCCAAAAGTGTGTAATTTGTGGCACAAATCCGGCGTCCGGTACATGAAAACGTGTCAGCCATGCCCCGACATTTACCCCTGGACTGGAAAATCTGGAATCCGATCTTCCCGAATCGATAATGAAGTTGAAGAGCCGGCGGCGTAA